A stretch of Oreochromis aureus strain Israel breed Guangdong linkage group 11, ZZ_aureus, whole genome shotgun sequence DNA encodes these proteins:
- the cited4b gene encoding cbp/p300-interacting transactivator 4b — protein sequence MRTGGMADHLMMPMNHNSAGAGLHGYRMGMNSGLQAGPQQHANQQGMRVLPSGQMMHYGGTQANMETAMRQRQGMVAGPMNGQLNGAQMGHHQMTSGHMMYNGQPQQQQHHPQQQHHMHPQQHQQQAQHMQQQQQQQFMNGGLTSQQLMASMQLQKLNTQYHGHPLGPMGGNHMGPTAQYRMSPAQLANMQHMASPALALNGMDADMIDEDVLTSLVMELGLDRVQELPELFLGQNEFDFISDFVSKQQPSTVSC from the exons ATGCGG ACAGGAGGCATGGCAGATCATCTGATGATGCCCATGAATCACAACTCAGCGGGTGCTGGTCTCCACGGTTACAGGATGGGTATGAATAGCGGCCTGCAGGCAGGTCCCCAGCAGCATGCCAACCAGCAGGGCATGAGGGTGCTGCCCAGTGGCCAGATGATGCACTATGGTGGCACTCAGGCCAACATGGAGACCGCCATGAGGCAGCGACAGGGCATGGTGGCTGGACCCATGAATGGACAGCTGAACGGGGCCCAGATGGGTCACCACCAGATGACCTCTGGTCACATGATGTATAATGGCCAGCCCCAGCAGCAACAACATcatccacaacagcagcaccacatGCATCCGCAACAGCACCAACAGCAGGCCCAGCAtatgcagcagcaacagcaacaacagttCATGAATGGAGGATTAACATCTCAGCAGCTAATGGCCAGCATGCAGCTGCAGAAACTCAACACCCAGTACCATGGACACCCGCTTGGTCCTATGGGTGGGAACCACATGGGGCCCACGGCCCAGTACCGCATGAGCCCAGCTCAGCTGGCTAACATGCAGCACATGGCTAGCCCGGCACTAGCCTTGAATGGCATGGATGCGGATATGATTGACGAAGACGTCTTGACTTCACTGGTCATGGAGCTGGGCTTGGACCGAGTCCAGGAGCTGCCAGAACTCTTCCTGGGCCAGAATGAATTTGATTTCATCTCAGACTTTGTCAGCAAACAGCAGCCAAGCACTGTTAGTTGCTGA